A single region of the Rathayibacter rathayi genome encodes:
- the rpe gene encoding ribulose-phosphate 3-epimerase encodes MPARINPSILSADFVNFESELQRIAGADLVHVDVMDNHFVPNLTFGLTMVQRLQDVSPRPLDLHLMIEDPDRWAPDYAETGAYSVTFHAEAVRDAVALARRLREIGSRAGIALKPGTMVDEYLDLLPEFDQVLVMTVEPGFGGQSFMAETMPKLRTLRSIVDRTGLDVWLQVDGGIAPGTIEIAAEAGADTFVAGSAVFGADDPEQAIAALRATATAHLHRH; translated from the coding sequence ATGCCCGCACGGATCAACCCCAGCATCCTCTCCGCCGACTTCGTGAACTTCGAGTCCGAGCTGCAGCGCATCGCCGGAGCCGACCTCGTGCACGTCGACGTGATGGACAACCATTTCGTGCCGAATCTGACCTTCGGGCTGACGATGGTCCAGCGCCTACAGGACGTCTCGCCCCGCCCGCTCGACCTGCATCTGATGATCGAGGACCCCGACCGCTGGGCGCCCGACTACGCCGAGACCGGTGCCTACTCGGTCACCTTTCACGCCGAGGCCGTGCGCGACGCCGTGGCTCTCGCGCGACGCCTGCGCGAGATCGGCTCCCGCGCCGGCATCGCGCTCAAGCCGGGGACAATGGTGGACGAGTACCTCGACCTGCTGCCGGAGTTCGACCAGGTCCTCGTGATGACGGTCGAGCCCGGATTCGGCGGCCAGTCGTTCATGGCGGAGACGATGCCCAAGCTGCGCACTCTGCGGAGCATCGTGGACCGCACCGGACTCGACGTCTGGCTCCAGGTCGACGGCGGCATCGCGCCGGGCACGATCGAGATCGCGGCGGAGGCGGGGGCCGACACCTTCGTCGCCGGCTCCGCGGTCTTCGGCGCCGATGACCCGGAGCAGGCCATCGCGGCCCTGCGCGCCACCGCGACCGCGCACCTGCACCGGCACTGA
- a CDS encoding phosphoribosyl-ATP diphosphatase, with protein sequence MKTFDDLFAELGEKATARPEGSGTVRELDAGVHFIGKKIVEEAAEVWMAAEYEGDERTAEEISQLLYHLQVLMLAKGLTPADVYRHL encoded by the coding sequence GTGAAAACTTTCGACGACCTCTTCGCGGAGCTGGGCGAGAAGGCCACCGCACGTCCCGAGGGGTCGGGCACTGTCCGCGAGCTCGACGCCGGCGTGCACTTCATCGGCAAGAAGATCGTCGAAGAAGCCGCCGAGGTGTGGATGGCCGCCGAGTACGAGGGCGACGAGCGCACCGCCGAGGAGATCTCGCAGCTGCTCTACCACCTCCAAGTGCTGATGCTCGCCAAGGGTCTGACGCCGGCCGACGTCTACCGGCATCTGTGA
- the hisG gene encoding ATP phosphoribosyltransferase, protein MLRVAVPNKGSLSETAGQMLAEAGYTGRRDPKELHVVDERNGVEFFYLRPRDIATYVGSGALDVGVTGRDLLIDSGSQAREIASLGFANSTFRFAGPAGRYDDLAQIDGLRVATSYPGLVGRFLREHGVDVTLIRLDGAVESAIQLGVADVIADVVETGTTLRKAGLEIFGPVILDSTAVLVSAEGEPEGIPVLLRRLQGVLVAREYVLLDYDCPVSLLESATALAPGFESPTVSPLHDAEWVAVRVMVPRADMNQVMDRLYDLGARAILVTSIHAARL, encoded by the coding sequence CTGCTGCGCGTCGCCGTGCCCAACAAGGGCTCTCTGTCGGAGACTGCCGGCCAAATGCTCGCGGAGGCGGGCTACACCGGTCGCCGCGACCCGAAGGAGCTGCACGTCGTCGATGAGCGCAACGGCGTCGAGTTCTTCTACCTCCGCCCGCGCGACATCGCGACCTACGTCGGCTCCGGCGCCCTCGATGTCGGAGTGACGGGGCGCGACCTCCTGATCGACTCCGGCTCCCAAGCGCGCGAGATCGCCAGCCTGGGCTTCGCCAACTCCACTTTCCGCTTCGCCGGACCGGCCGGCCGCTACGACGACCTCGCCCAGATCGACGGCCTCCGAGTCGCGACCAGCTACCCGGGCCTGGTCGGTCGCTTCCTCCGCGAGCACGGCGTCGACGTGACACTGATCCGTCTCGACGGAGCGGTCGAGTCCGCGATCCAGCTCGGCGTCGCCGACGTGATCGCCGATGTCGTCGAGACCGGCACCACGCTGCGCAAGGCGGGACTGGAGATCTTCGGCCCGGTGATCCTCGATTCGACCGCCGTGCTCGTCTCGGCCGAGGGGGAGCCGGAAGGTATCCCCGTGCTGCTGCGCCGCCTGCAGGGCGTTCTGGTCGCTCGCGAGTACGTGCTGCTCGACTACGACTGCCCCGTGTCCCTGCTCGAGAGCGCCACCGCCCTTGCGCCGGGCTTCGAGTCGCCGACCGTCTCGCCGTTGCACGACGCCGAGTGGGTCGCTGTCCGCGTGATGGTCCCCCGAGCGGACATGAACCAGGTGATGGATCGCCTGTACGACCTGGGCGCCCGCGCGATCCTGGTCACCTCGATCCACGCCGCACGCCTGTGA
- the hisF gene encoding imidazole glycerol phosphate synthase subunit HisF, giving the protein MSLAVRVIPCLDVAAGRVVKGVNFQNLRDAGDPVELARLYFEQGADELTFLDVTATVDDRSTTYDVVRATAEQVFIPLTVGGGVRSADDVSRLLAHGADKVGVNSAAIARPELLGEIADVFGAQVLVLSLDVKRSDATASGFVVTTHGGRHETDLDALAWAAEAVERGAGELLVNSIDADGTKQGFDLELIAAMRERSSVPVIASGGAGAVEHFAPAVTAGADAVLAASVFHNRELTIGDVKRALAASGIEVR; this is encoded by the coding sequence ATGAGTCTCGCCGTCCGCGTCATCCCCTGCCTCGACGTCGCCGCCGGCCGCGTCGTGAAGGGCGTCAACTTCCAGAACCTGCGCGATGCGGGCGACCCCGTCGAGCTCGCGCGCCTCTACTTCGAGCAGGGTGCCGACGAGCTGACCTTCCTCGACGTCACCGCCACGGTCGATGACCGCTCGACCACCTACGACGTGGTGCGGGCGACGGCAGAGCAGGTCTTCATCCCCCTCACCGTCGGTGGAGGCGTGCGCAGCGCCGACGACGTGTCGCGCCTGCTCGCGCACGGCGCAGACAAGGTGGGGGTCAACTCGGCCGCGATCGCCCGGCCGGAGCTGCTGGGCGAGATCGCCGACGTCTTCGGCGCGCAGGTGCTCGTGCTCTCGCTCGATGTCAAGCGGAGTGACGCCACGGCGTCCGGCTTCGTCGTCACCACCCACGGCGGTCGCCACGAGACCGACCTGGACGCCCTGGCCTGGGCGGCCGAGGCCGTCGAGCGCGGCGCCGGGGAGCTGCTGGTCAATTCCATCGACGCCGACGGCACCAAGCAGGGTTTCGACCTCGAGTTGATCGCCGCGATGCGCGAGCGCAGCTCCGTGCCGGTGATCGCCTCCGGAGGCGCCGGCGCCGTCGAGCATTTCGCACCGGCCGTCACCGCGGGAGCAGACGCCGTCCTTGCCGCCTCCGTCTTCCACAACCGCGAGCTGACGATCGGGGACGTCAAGCGCGCGCTCGCCGCCTCCGGGATCGAAGTCCGATGA
- the hisI gene encoding phosphoribosyl-AMP cyclohydrolase: MTPAELDAVLDRATFDSAGLLPAIIQQHDTREVLMMGWMDREALRRTLTEGRVTFWSRSRQEYWRKGDTSGHAQFVRAAALDCDADTLLVQVEQIGAACHTGEHACFDVDPLAPFTGLGPGE, from the coding sequence ATGACCCCCGCCGAGCTCGACGCCGTCCTCGACCGTGCCACCTTCGATTCGGCTGGGCTGTTGCCCGCGATCATCCAGCAGCACGACACCCGCGAGGTGCTGATGATGGGGTGGATGGACCGCGAGGCGCTCCGCAGGACCCTCACCGAGGGGCGCGTCACCTTCTGGTCGCGCTCGCGGCAGGAGTACTGGCGCAAGGGCGACACCTCCGGCCACGCCCAGTTCGTCCGGGCAGCCGCACTCGATTGCGACGCCGACACCCTGCTCGTGCAGGTCGAGCAGATCGGCGCCGCCTGCCACACCGGCGAGCACGCCTGCTTCGACGTCGATCCGCTCGCGCCGTTCACCGGCCTCGGCCCGGGGGAGTGA
- a CDS encoding Trp biosynthesis-associated membrane protein encodes MSGRRLKYSAILGVVLLAALELTSSTQSWFTLTLAAIEGEGQRIDVAGTVAAPALSALALAGLALAAALAIAGPVFRIVLGLLQVVLGASVVLAAATALGDPVRAGASLVTGATAIAGEQSVAALVASSALTAWPVVALACGVLTAVLGIGVLATSRRWPGAAKKRASRFEPADGYGHGASTVQTDDGDVDPVVSWDELSRGDDPTSAR; translated from the coding sequence GTGAGCGGCCGGCGACTGAAGTATTCCGCGATCCTCGGGGTCGTGCTGCTCGCCGCGCTTGAGCTGACCTCCTCCACGCAGTCGTGGTTCACGCTGACGCTCGCGGCGATCGAGGGGGAGGGCCAGCGGATCGACGTGGCCGGCACCGTCGCCGCTCCGGCGCTCTCGGCGCTCGCGCTCGCCGGCCTGGCCCTCGCTGCGGCGCTCGCGATCGCCGGTCCCGTCTTCCGGATCGTGCTCGGACTGCTCCAGGTGGTCCTCGGTGCGTCGGTAGTGTTGGCCGCCGCGACCGCCCTGGGCGACCCCGTGCGCGCCGGGGCCTCGCTGGTCACCGGAGCGACCGCCATCGCCGGCGAGCAGTCCGTCGCGGCCCTGGTCGCCTCCTCCGCCCTCACGGCCTGGCCGGTCGTGGCCCTGGCGTGCGGGGTGCTCACGGCGGTGCTCGGGATCGGCGTGCTCGCGACCTCGCGCCGGTGGCCCGGGGCGGCAAAGAAGCGGGCGTCCCGTTTCGAGCCGGCCGACGGCTACGGCCACGGCGCCTCGACGGTTCAGACCGACGACGGCGACGTCGATCCCGTCGTCTCCTGGGACGAACTCTCGCGCGGTGACGACCCCACGTCGGCCCGCTGA
- a CDS encoding DUF6704 family protein has product MSSEHDDDNHGHSPAAWTAVVIMLVGFTIGTIAFWFDVPLVVWLSVGLVVVGLLAGVGMAKAGYGVNGPKATSKVRA; this is encoded by the coding sequence ATGAGCAGCGAACACGACGACGACAACCACGGCCACTCGCCAGCGGCCTGGACGGCCGTCGTTATCATGCTGGTCGGATTCACGATCGGCACGATCGCGTTCTGGTTCGACGTGCCGCTCGTCGTCTGGCTCTCGGTCGGCCTGGTCGTGGTGGGCCTGCTGGCCGGGGTGGGCATGGCCAAGGCGGGCTACGGCGTCAACGGCCCGAAGGCGACCTCGAAGGTGCGTGCCTGA